The Taeniopygia guttata chromosome 19, bTaeGut7.mat, whole genome shotgun sequence genome window below encodes:
- the RAP1GAP2 gene encoding rap1 GTPase-activating protein 2 isoform X18, with the protein MKSAEFFEMLEKMQAPKLEEQKSGSQKHKEDYIPYPSIDEVLEKGSPYPLIILPQFGGYWIEDPENLGTPTSSDSSICEEEEENLSPSTYGYKLECKGEARAYRKHFLGKDHLNFYCTASSLGNLILSVKCEETDGTEYLRVILRSKVKTLHERIPLAGFSKLPSIPQIAKAFCDDASGLKFNPVLYPKASQMIVSYDEHEVNNTFKFGVIYQKFRQTQEEELFGNNEESTAFKNFLSFLGDTITLQDFKGFRGGLDVSHGQTGVESVYTVFRDREIMFHVSTKLPFTEGDTQQLQRKRHIGNDIVAIIFQEKNTPFVPDMIASNFLHAYIVVQVENPEAENTAYKVSVTAREDVPSFGPPLPSPPVFQKSPEFREFLLTKLINAENACCKSDKFAKLEDRTRAALLDNLHDELHGHTQTMLGLGPEEDKLENGGHGGFLESFKRAIRVRSHSMETMVGSQKKHHGSGIPGSLSGGIAHNSGEVTKTTFSPPVPAVAAKNQSRSPIKRRSGLFPRLHTTSESQAESRTRCDSVSGAQKTPDLGHSSQEMKSETSSNPSSPEICPNKDRPFIKLKENGRSNISRSSSSTSSFSSTAGESETLEDYDSVGSQPSTASPFKQDVFVYSASPGSESPGVGATATPVIMSRSPTADLKNRNSPRSNLKFRFDKLSHGSSSMSH; encoded by the exons tcaGCAGAATTCTTCGAAATGCTGGAAAAAatgcag GCACCAAAACTGGAAGAACAGAAGTCTGGAAGCCAAAAACACAAG GAAGACTACATCCCATACCCCAGCATCGATGAG GTCCTGGAGAAGGGTAGCCCATACCCGCTGATCATCCTGCCCCAGTTTGGGGGATACTGGATAGAAGACCCAGAAAACCTTGGCACGCCCACCTCATCTGACAGCAGCATctgcgaggaggaggaggaaaacctcagccccagcacctACGGCTACAAGCTGGAGTGCAAGGGAGAGGCCAGAGCCTACCGCAAGCATTTCCTGGGGAAG GATCATTTAAATTTCTACTGTACAGCCAGCAGCCTTGGAAATCTGATCCTTTCTGTTAAATGTGAGGAGACAGATGGCACAGAATATTTAAGGGTTATACTCag GTCCAAAGTCAAGACATTGCATGAGAGGATTCCATTGGCAGGATTCAGCAAACTCCCGAGTATCCCCCAGATTGCAAAG GCCTTCTGTGACGACGCCTCTGGGCTGAAGTTTAACCCGGTTCTGTATCCCAAG GCATCCCAGATGATAGTGTCTTATGATGAGCATGAGGTCAACAACACATTCAAGTTTGGTGTGATCTACCAGAAGTTCAGGCAG ACCCAAGAGGAGGAGCTGTTTGGCAATAATGAAGAGAGCACTGCCTTCAAGAACTTCTTAAGTTTTCTGGGAGACACCATAACTCTTCAGGATTTCAAAGG TTTTCGAGGAGGCCTGGATGTCAGCCATGGGCAGACGGGAGTGGAGTCTGTGTACACGGTGTTCAGGGACAGGGAGATAATGTTTCATGTCTCTACAAAGCTGCCTTTTACCGAAGGAGACACACAACAA CTCCAGAGGAAGAGGCACATTGGCAATGACATTGTGGCAATTATCTTCCAAGAGAAGAACACGCCATTCGTCCCAGACATGATTGCCTCCAACTTCCTGCACGCCTACATTGTGGTGCAGGTGGAGAACCCCGAGGCGGAAAACACGGCGTACAAG GTGTCAGTCACAGCCCGGGAAGATGTTCCCTCCTTTGGCCCACCCCTGCCAAGCCCTCCAGTGTTCCAGAAG AGCCCCGAGTTCCGGGAGTTCCTGCTGACCAAGCTCATCAACGCTGAGAACGCCTGCTGCAAGTCCGACAAGTTTGCGAAgctggag GACCGGACTCGGGCCGCCTTGCTGGACAACCTTCACGACGAGCTCCACGGGCACACGCAGAccatgctggggctggggcctGAGGAGGACAAGCTGGAGAATGGGGGCCATGGAGGCTTTCTGGAGTCTTTCAAG AGAGCCATCCGGGTGCGCAGCCACTCCATGGAGACGATGGTGGGCAGCCAGAAGAAGCACCATGGCAGTGGCATCCCAGGCAGCCTCAGCGGGGGCATTGCACACAACAGTGGCGAGGTGACCAAGACCACCTTCTCG ccccctgtcccagctgttgCTGCCAAGAACCAGTCCAGGAGCCCCATCAAGCGCCGGTCAGGGCTGTTCCCTCGCCTGCACACGACATCGGAGAGCCAGGCAGAGAGCAGGACAAGGTG TGACAGTGTTTCTGGAGCCCAGAAGACACCAGATCTGGGACATTCTTCCCAAGAGATGAAATCTGAAACCTCATCCAATCCCAGCTCCCCTGAAATATGCCCCAACAAAGACAG GCCTTTTATCAAGCTGAAAGAGAACGGGCGGTCGAACATCTCCCGttcctcctccagcaccagcagcttcagcagcacGGCGGGGGAGAGCGAGACCCTGGAGGACTACGACAGCGTG GGAAGCCAGCCCTCCACCGCGTCACCCTTCAAGCAGGACGTGTTTGTCTACAGCGCTTCGCCCGGCAGCGAGAGCCCCGGCGTGGGGGCCACGGCCACCCCTGTCATCATGAGCAGGAGCCCCACAG
- the RAP1GAP2 gene encoding rap1 GTPase-activating protein 2 isoform X20, translated as MKSAEFFEMLEKMQAPKLEEQKSGSQKHKEDYIPYPSIDEVLEKGSPYPLIILPQFGGYWIEDPENLGTPTSSDSSICEEEEENLSPSTYGYKLECKGEARAYRKHFLGKDHLNFYCTASSLGNLILSVKCEETDGTEYLRVILRSKVKTLHERIPLAGFSKLPSIPQIAKAFCDDASGLKFNPVLYPKASQMIVSYDEHEVNNTFKFGVIYQKFRQTQEEELFGNNEESTAFKNFLSFLGDTITLQDFKGFRGGLDVSHGQTGVESVYTVFRDREIMFHVSTKLPFTEGDTQQLQRKRHIGNDIVAIIFQEKNTPFVPDMIASNFLHAYIVVQVENPEAENTAYKVSVTAREDVPSFGPPLPSPPVFQKSPEFREFLLTKLINAENACCKSDKFAKLEDRTRAALLDNLHDELHGHTQTMLGLGPEEDKLENGGHGGFLESFKRAIRVRSHSMETMVGSQKKHHGSGIPGSLSGGIAHNSGEVTKTTFSPPVPAVAAKNQSRSPIKRRSGLFPRLHTTSESQAESRTRCDSVSGAQKTPDLGHSSQEMKSETSSNPSSPEICPNKDSTSSFSSTAGESETLEDYDSVGSQPSTASPFKQDVFVYSASPGSESPGVGATATPVIMSRSPTDLKNRNSPRSNLKFRFDKLSHGSSSMSH; from the exons tcaGCAGAATTCTTCGAAATGCTGGAAAAAatgcag GCACCAAAACTGGAAGAACAGAAGTCTGGAAGCCAAAAACACAAG GAAGACTACATCCCATACCCCAGCATCGATGAG GTCCTGGAGAAGGGTAGCCCATACCCGCTGATCATCCTGCCCCAGTTTGGGGGATACTGGATAGAAGACCCAGAAAACCTTGGCACGCCCACCTCATCTGACAGCAGCATctgcgaggaggaggaggaaaacctcagccccagcacctACGGCTACAAGCTGGAGTGCAAGGGAGAGGCCAGAGCCTACCGCAAGCATTTCCTGGGGAAG GATCATTTAAATTTCTACTGTACAGCCAGCAGCCTTGGAAATCTGATCCTTTCTGTTAAATGTGAGGAGACAGATGGCACAGAATATTTAAGGGTTATACTCag GTCCAAAGTCAAGACATTGCATGAGAGGATTCCATTGGCAGGATTCAGCAAACTCCCGAGTATCCCCCAGATTGCAAAG GCCTTCTGTGACGACGCCTCTGGGCTGAAGTTTAACCCGGTTCTGTATCCCAAG GCATCCCAGATGATAGTGTCTTATGATGAGCATGAGGTCAACAACACATTCAAGTTTGGTGTGATCTACCAGAAGTTCAGGCAG ACCCAAGAGGAGGAGCTGTTTGGCAATAATGAAGAGAGCACTGCCTTCAAGAACTTCTTAAGTTTTCTGGGAGACACCATAACTCTTCAGGATTTCAAAGG TTTTCGAGGAGGCCTGGATGTCAGCCATGGGCAGACGGGAGTGGAGTCTGTGTACACGGTGTTCAGGGACAGGGAGATAATGTTTCATGTCTCTACAAAGCTGCCTTTTACCGAAGGAGACACACAACAA CTCCAGAGGAAGAGGCACATTGGCAATGACATTGTGGCAATTATCTTCCAAGAGAAGAACACGCCATTCGTCCCAGACATGATTGCCTCCAACTTCCTGCACGCCTACATTGTGGTGCAGGTGGAGAACCCCGAGGCGGAAAACACGGCGTACAAG GTGTCAGTCACAGCCCGGGAAGATGTTCCCTCCTTTGGCCCACCCCTGCCAAGCCCTCCAGTGTTCCAGAAG AGCCCCGAGTTCCGGGAGTTCCTGCTGACCAAGCTCATCAACGCTGAGAACGCCTGCTGCAAGTCCGACAAGTTTGCGAAgctggag GACCGGACTCGGGCCGCCTTGCTGGACAACCTTCACGACGAGCTCCACGGGCACACGCAGAccatgctggggctggggcctGAGGAGGACAAGCTGGAGAATGGGGGCCATGGAGGCTTTCTGGAGTCTTTCAAG AGAGCCATCCGGGTGCGCAGCCACTCCATGGAGACGATGGTGGGCAGCCAGAAGAAGCACCATGGCAGTGGCATCCCAGGCAGCCTCAGCGGGGGCATTGCACACAACAGTGGCGAGGTGACCAAGACCACCTTCTCG ccccctgtcccagctgttgCTGCCAAGAACCAGTCCAGGAGCCCCATCAAGCGCCGGTCAGGGCTGTTCCCTCGCCTGCACACGACATCGGAGAGCCAGGCAGAGAGCAGGACAAGGTG TGACAGTGTTTCTGGAGCCCAGAAGACACCAGATCTGGGACATTCTTCCCAAGAGATGAAATCTGAAACCTCATCCAATCCCAGCTCCCCTGAAATATGCCCCAACAAAGACAG caccagcagcttcagcagcacGGCGGGGGAGAGCGAGACCCTGGAGGACTACGACAGCGTG GGAAGCCAGCCCTCCACCGCGTCACCCTTCAAGCAGGACGTGTTTGTCTACAGCGCTTCGCCCGGCAGCGAGAGCCCCGGCGTGGGGGCCACGGCCACCCCTGTCATCATGAGCAGGAGCCCCACAG
- the RAP1GAP2 gene encoding rap1 GTPase-activating protein 2 isoform X15 has protein sequence MLASLKIKKQELLNSTDVPVPERPLSPPLTAPPTMKSAEFFEMLEKMQAPKLEEQKSGSQKHKEDYIPYPSIDEVLEKGSPYPLIILPQFGGYWIEDPENLGTPTSSDSSICEEEEENLSPSTYGYKLECKGEARAYRKHFLGKDHLNFYCTASSLGNLILSVKCEETDGTEYLRVILRSKVKTLHERIPLAGFSKLPSIPQIAKAFCDDASGLKFNPVLYPKASQMIVSYDEHEVNNTFKFGVIYQKFRQTQEEELFGNNEESTAFKNFLSFLGDTITLQDFKGFRGGLDVSHGQTGVESVYTVFRDREIMFHVSTKLPFTEGDTQQLQRKRHIGNDIVAIIFQEKNTPFVPDMIASNFLHAYIVVQVENPEAENTAYKVSVTAREDVPSFGPPLPSPPVFQKSPEFREFLLTKLINAENACCKSDKFAKLEDRTRAALLDNLHDELHGHTQTMLGLGPEEDKLENGGHGGFLESFKRAIRVRSHSMETMVGSQKKHHGSGIPGSLSGGIAHNSGEVTKTTFSPPVPAVAAKNQSRSPIKRRSGLFPRLHTTSESQAESRTRCDSVSGAQKTPDLGHSSQEMKSETSSNPSSPEICPNKDRPFIKLKENGRSNISRSSSSTSSFSSTAGESETLEDYDSVGSQPSTASPFKQDVFVYSASPGSESPGVGATATPVIMSRSPTDLKNRNSPRSNLKFRFDKLSHGSSSMSH, from the exons tcaGCAGAATTCTTCGAAATGCTGGAAAAAatgcag GCACCAAAACTGGAAGAACAGAAGTCTGGAAGCCAAAAACACAAG GAAGACTACATCCCATACCCCAGCATCGATGAG GTCCTGGAGAAGGGTAGCCCATACCCGCTGATCATCCTGCCCCAGTTTGGGGGATACTGGATAGAAGACCCAGAAAACCTTGGCACGCCCACCTCATCTGACAGCAGCATctgcgaggaggaggaggaaaacctcagccccagcacctACGGCTACAAGCTGGAGTGCAAGGGAGAGGCCAGAGCCTACCGCAAGCATTTCCTGGGGAAG GATCATTTAAATTTCTACTGTACAGCCAGCAGCCTTGGAAATCTGATCCTTTCTGTTAAATGTGAGGAGACAGATGGCACAGAATATTTAAGGGTTATACTCag GTCCAAAGTCAAGACATTGCATGAGAGGATTCCATTGGCAGGATTCAGCAAACTCCCGAGTATCCCCCAGATTGCAAAG GCCTTCTGTGACGACGCCTCTGGGCTGAAGTTTAACCCGGTTCTGTATCCCAAG GCATCCCAGATGATAGTGTCTTATGATGAGCATGAGGTCAACAACACATTCAAGTTTGGTGTGATCTACCAGAAGTTCAGGCAG ACCCAAGAGGAGGAGCTGTTTGGCAATAATGAAGAGAGCACTGCCTTCAAGAACTTCTTAAGTTTTCTGGGAGACACCATAACTCTTCAGGATTTCAAAGG TTTTCGAGGAGGCCTGGATGTCAGCCATGGGCAGACGGGAGTGGAGTCTGTGTACACGGTGTTCAGGGACAGGGAGATAATGTTTCATGTCTCTACAAAGCTGCCTTTTACCGAAGGAGACACACAACAA CTCCAGAGGAAGAGGCACATTGGCAATGACATTGTGGCAATTATCTTCCAAGAGAAGAACACGCCATTCGTCCCAGACATGATTGCCTCCAACTTCCTGCACGCCTACATTGTGGTGCAGGTGGAGAACCCCGAGGCGGAAAACACGGCGTACAAG GTGTCAGTCACAGCCCGGGAAGATGTTCCCTCCTTTGGCCCACCCCTGCCAAGCCCTCCAGTGTTCCAGAAG AGCCCCGAGTTCCGGGAGTTCCTGCTGACCAAGCTCATCAACGCTGAGAACGCCTGCTGCAAGTCCGACAAGTTTGCGAAgctggag GACCGGACTCGGGCCGCCTTGCTGGACAACCTTCACGACGAGCTCCACGGGCACACGCAGAccatgctggggctggggcctGAGGAGGACAAGCTGGAGAATGGGGGCCATGGAGGCTTTCTGGAGTCTTTCAAG AGAGCCATCCGGGTGCGCAGCCACTCCATGGAGACGATGGTGGGCAGCCAGAAGAAGCACCATGGCAGTGGCATCCCAGGCAGCCTCAGCGGGGGCATTGCACACAACAGTGGCGAGGTGACCAAGACCACCTTCTCG ccccctgtcccagctgttgCTGCCAAGAACCAGTCCAGGAGCCCCATCAAGCGCCGGTCAGGGCTGTTCCCTCGCCTGCACACGACATCGGAGAGCCAGGCAGAGAGCAGGACAAGGTG TGACAGTGTTTCTGGAGCCCAGAAGACACCAGATCTGGGACATTCTTCCCAAGAGATGAAATCTGAAACCTCATCCAATCCCAGCTCCCCTGAAATATGCCCCAACAAAGACAG GCCTTTTATCAAGCTGAAAGAGAACGGGCGGTCGAACATCTCCCGttcctcctccagcaccagcagcttcagcagcacGGCGGGGGAGAGCGAGACCCTGGAGGACTACGACAGCGTG GGAAGCCAGCCCTCCACCGCGTCACCCTTCAAGCAGGACGTGTTTGTCTACAGCGCTTCGCCCGGCAGCGAGAGCCCCGGCGTGGGGGCCACGGCCACCCCTGTCATCATGAGCAGGAGCCCCACAG
- the RAP1GAP2 gene encoding rap1 GTPase-activating protein 2 isoform X17 has protein sequence MLASLKIKKQELLNSTDVPVPERPLSPPLTAPPTMKSAEFFEMLEKMQAPKLEEQKSGSQKHKEDYIPYPSIDEVLEKGSPYPLIILPQFGGYWIEDPENLGTPTSSDSSICEEEEENLSPSTYGYKLECKGEARAYRKHFLGKDHLNFYCTASSLGNLILSVKCEETDGTEYLRVILRSKVKTLHERIPLAGFSKLPSIPQIAKAFCDDASGLKFNPVLYPKASQMIVSYDEHEVNNTFKFGVIYQKFRQTQEEELFGNNEESTAFKNFLSFLGDTITLQDFKGFRGGLDVSHGQTGVESVYTVFRDREIMFHVSTKLPFTEGDTQQLQRKRHIGNDIVAIIFQEKNTPFVPDMIASNFLHAYIVVQVENPEAENTAYKVSVTAREDVPSFGPPLPSPPVFQKSPEFREFLLTKLINAENACCKSDKFAKLEDRTRAALLDNLHDELHGHTQTMLGLGPEEDKLENGGHGGFLESFKRAIRVRSHSMETMVGSQKKHHGSGIPGSLSGGIAHNSGEVTKTTFSPPVPAVAAKNQSRSPIKRRSGLFPRLHTTSESQAESRTRCDSVSGAQKTPDLGHSSQEMKSETSSNPSSPEICPNKDSTSSFSSTAGESETLEDYDSVGSQPSTASPFKQDVFVYSASPGSESPGVGATATPVIMSRSPTDLKNRNSPRSNLKFRFDKLSHGSSSMSH, from the exons tcaGCAGAATTCTTCGAAATGCTGGAAAAAatgcag GCACCAAAACTGGAAGAACAGAAGTCTGGAAGCCAAAAACACAAG GAAGACTACATCCCATACCCCAGCATCGATGAG GTCCTGGAGAAGGGTAGCCCATACCCGCTGATCATCCTGCCCCAGTTTGGGGGATACTGGATAGAAGACCCAGAAAACCTTGGCACGCCCACCTCATCTGACAGCAGCATctgcgaggaggaggaggaaaacctcagccccagcacctACGGCTACAAGCTGGAGTGCAAGGGAGAGGCCAGAGCCTACCGCAAGCATTTCCTGGGGAAG GATCATTTAAATTTCTACTGTACAGCCAGCAGCCTTGGAAATCTGATCCTTTCTGTTAAATGTGAGGAGACAGATGGCACAGAATATTTAAGGGTTATACTCag GTCCAAAGTCAAGACATTGCATGAGAGGATTCCATTGGCAGGATTCAGCAAACTCCCGAGTATCCCCCAGATTGCAAAG GCCTTCTGTGACGACGCCTCTGGGCTGAAGTTTAACCCGGTTCTGTATCCCAAG GCATCCCAGATGATAGTGTCTTATGATGAGCATGAGGTCAACAACACATTCAAGTTTGGTGTGATCTACCAGAAGTTCAGGCAG ACCCAAGAGGAGGAGCTGTTTGGCAATAATGAAGAGAGCACTGCCTTCAAGAACTTCTTAAGTTTTCTGGGAGACACCATAACTCTTCAGGATTTCAAAGG TTTTCGAGGAGGCCTGGATGTCAGCCATGGGCAGACGGGAGTGGAGTCTGTGTACACGGTGTTCAGGGACAGGGAGATAATGTTTCATGTCTCTACAAAGCTGCCTTTTACCGAAGGAGACACACAACAA CTCCAGAGGAAGAGGCACATTGGCAATGACATTGTGGCAATTATCTTCCAAGAGAAGAACACGCCATTCGTCCCAGACATGATTGCCTCCAACTTCCTGCACGCCTACATTGTGGTGCAGGTGGAGAACCCCGAGGCGGAAAACACGGCGTACAAG GTGTCAGTCACAGCCCGGGAAGATGTTCCCTCCTTTGGCCCACCCCTGCCAAGCCCTCCAGTGTTCCAGAAG AGCCCCGAGTTCCGGGAGTTCCTGCTGACCAAGCTCATCAACGCTGAGAACGCCTGCTGCAAGTCCGACAAGTTTGCGAAgctggag GACCGGACTCGGGCCGCCTTGCTGGACAACCTTCACGACGAGCTCCACGGGCACACGCAGAccatgctggggctggggcctGAGGAGGACAAGCTGGAGAATGGGGGCCATGGAGGCTTTCTGGAGTCTTTCAAG AGAGCCATCCGGGTGCGCAGCCACTCCATGGAGACGATGGTGGGCAGCCAGAAGAAGCACCATGGCAGTGGCATCCCAGGCAGCCTCAGCGGGGGCATTGCACACAACAGTGGCGAGGTGACCAAGACCACCTTCTCG ccccctgtcccagctgttgCTGCCAAGAACCAGTCCAGGAGCCCCATCAAGCGCCGGTCAGGGCTGTTCCCTCGCCTGCACACGACATCGGAGAGCCAGGCAGAGAGCAGGACAAGGTG TGACAGTGTTTCTGGAGCCCAGAAGACACCAGATCTGGGACATTCTTCCCAAGAGATGAAATCTGAAACCTCATCCAATCCCAGCTCCCCTGAAATATGCCCCAACAAAGACAG caccagcagcttcagcagcacGGCGGGGGAGAGCGAGACCCTGGAGGACTACGACAGCGTG GGAAGCCAGCCCTCCACCGCGTCACCCTTCAAGCAGGACGTGTTTGTCTACAGCGCTTCGCCCGGCAGCGAGAGCCCCGGCGTGGGGGCCACGGCCACCCCTGTCATCATGAGCAGGAGCCCCACAG
- the RAP1GAP2 gene encoding rap1 GTPase-activating protein 2 isoform X14, which yields MLASLKIKKQELLNSTDVPVPERPLSPPLTAPPTMKSAEFFEMLEKMQAPKLEEQKSGSQKHKEDYIPYPSIDEVLEKGSPYPLIILPQFGGYWIEDPENLGTPTSSDSSICEEEEENLSPSTYGYKLECKGEARAYRKHFLGKDHLNFYCTASSLGNLILSVKCEETDGTEYLRVILRSKVKTLHERIPLAGFSKLPSIPQIAKAFCDDASGLKFNPVLYPKASQMIVSYDEHEVNNTFKFGVIYQKFRQTQEEELFGNNEESTAFKNFLSFLGDTITLQDFKGFRGGLDVSHGQTGVESVYTVFRDREIMFHVSTKLPFTEGDTQQLQRKRHIGNDIVAIIFQEKNTPFVPDMIASNFLHAYIVVQVENPEAENTAYKVSVTAREDVPSFGPPLPSPPVFQKSPEFREFLLTKLINAENACCKSDKFAKLEDRTRAALLDNLHDELHGHTQTMLGLGPEEDKLENGGHGGFLESFKRAIRVRSHSMETMVGSQKKHHGSGIPGSLSGGIAHNSGEVTKTTFSPPVPAVAAKNQSRSPIKRRSGLFPRLHTTSESQAESRTRCDSVSGAQKTPDLGHSSQEMKSETSSNPSSPEICPNKDRPFIKLKENGRSNISRSSSSTSSFSSTAGESETLEDYDSVGSQPSTASPFKQDVFVYSASPGSESPGVGATATPVIMSRSPTADLKNRNSPRSNLKFRFDKLSHGSSSMSH from the exons tcaGCAGAATTCTTCGAAATGCTGGAAAAAatgcag GCACCAAAACTGGAAGAACAGAAGTCTGGAAGCCAAAAACACAAG GAAGACTACATCCCATACCCCAGCATCGATGAG GTCCTGGAGAAGGGTAGCCCATACCCGCTGATCATCCTGCCCCAGTTTGGGGGATACTGGATAGAAGACCCAGAAAACCTTGGCACGCCCACCTCATCTGACAGCAGCATctgcgaggaggaggaggaaaacctcagccccagcacctACGGCTACAAGCTGGAGTGCAAGGGAGAGGCCAGAGCCTACCGCAAGCATTTCCTGGGGAAG GATCATTTAAATTTCTACTGTACAGCCAGCAGCCTTGGAAATCTGATCCTTTCTGTTAAATGTGAGGAGACAGATGGCACAGAATATTTAAGGGTTATACTCag GTCCAAAGTCAAGACATTGCATGAGAGGATTCCATTGGCAGGATTCAGCAAACTCCCGAGTATCCCCCAGATTGCAAAG GCCTTCTGTGACGACGCCTCTGGGCTGAAGTTTAACCCGGTTCTGTATCCCAAG GCATCCCAGATGATAGTGTCTTATGATGAGCATGAGGTCAACAACACATTCAAGTTTGGTGTGATCTACCAGAAGTTCAGGCAG ACCCAAGAGGAGGAGCTGTTTGGCAATAATGAAGAGAGCACTGCCTTCAAGAACTTCTTAAGTTTTCTGGGAGACACCATAACTCTTCAGGATTTCAAAGG TTTTCGAGGAGGCCTGGATGTCAGCCATGGGCAGACGGGAGTGGAGTCTGTGTACACGGTGTTCAGGGACAGGGAGATAATGTTTCATGTCTCTACAAAGCTGCCTTTTACCGAAGGAGACACACAACAA CTCCAGAGGAAGAGGCACATTGGCAATGACATTGTGGCAATTATCTTCCAAGAGAAGAACACGCCATTCGTCCCAGACATGATTGCCTCCAACTTCCTGCACGCCTACATTGTGGTGCAGGTGGAGAACCCCGAGGCGGAAAACACGGCGTACAAG GTGTCAGTCACAGCCCGGGAAGATGTTCCCTCCTTTGGCCCACCCCTGCCAAGCCCTCCAGTGTTCCAGAAG AGCCCCGAGTTCCGGGAGTTCCTGCTGACCAAGCTCATCAACGCTGAGAACGCCTGCTGCAAGTCCGACAAGTTTGCGAAgctggag GACCGGACTCGGGCCGCCTTGCTGGACAACCTTCACGACGAGCTCCACGGGCACACGCAGAccatgctggggctggggcctGAGGAGGACAAGCTGGAGAATGGGGGCCATGGAGGCTTTCTGGAGTCTTTCAAG AGAGCCATCCGGGTGCGCAGCCACTCCATGGAGACGATGGTGGGCAGCCAGAAGAAGCACCATGGCAGTGGCATCCCAGGCAGCCTCAGCGGGGGCATTGCACACAACAGTGGCGAGGTGACCAAGACCACCTTCTCG ccccctgtcccagctgttgCTGCCAAGAACCAGTCCAGGAGCCCCATCAAGCGCCGGTCAGGGCTGTTCCCTCGCCTGCACACGACATCGGAGAGCCAGGCAGAGAGCAGGACAAGGTG TGACAGTGTTTCTGGAGCCCAGAAGACACCAGATCTGGGACATTCTTCCCAAGAGATGAAATCTGAAACCTCATCCAATCCCAGCTCCCCTGAAATATGCCCCAACAAAGACAG GCCTTTTATCAAGCTGAAAGAGAACGGGCGGTCGAACATCTCCCGttcctcctccagcaccagcagcttcagcagcacGGCGGGGGAGAGCGAGACCCTGGAGGACTACGACAGCGTG GGAAGCCAGCCCTCCACCGCGTCACCCTTCAAGCAGGACGTGTTTGTCTACAGCGCTTCGCCCGGCAGCGAGAGCCCCGGCGTGGGGGCCACGGCCACCCCTGTCATCATGAGCAGGAGCCCCACAG